CACATTCATGTATAAGTGCTGTGGCAACTTCAAATCGAGTTGGATTCTGCACTCCTAGATTCATTGAAACTGTATCCTTGAGTCTGCCTAAACTAGAGGATGAGAAACTGTACATTTTTGACACACATGGTTGATGCTGATCACATAGAACATCAGGCACAGCATACCGGAGGATCATCCATTAGTAGGAAGAAAGAATTCACATCAAACTGGGAGATGGTTTGAAATCAGTCTCTCGAGTTATAGCAGCACAATCATTGAGGAACTTAGAGATACACATGCATCAACAATCTTATGTGATATGCATAACTGACTGCTATGCCACCATAATCGAAATGGCTTAATTGGACCACTAGTGGCCTTCTGTCGTTGAATGAACTAGGAGTCCTCCAAGGCAAGTCTTGTGAGTACACTGAATCTGTAGCATGGTTGAGAATTTCAGACATTGGACAACTGACTCGGACATTTAGATACTCAACACCAATGTCATTGCAATCAACATAGAAGCTTTTATCATCCATGATTAATCTTCCGGCAAAGGGATAATATGAGGCCAATACTTTTGAAAGGGAGTATTCAAGAATCTGGCTGTACATTGTTTGCTGCAGGTTTAGCGTGTGATCGCTGAGAGAGAAGATTGTGACGTATACGTGAAGCAGGGGAATGTTCTTTTGTGAAATAATCATTGATAACACCATTACTGTGAGCACAGGTCAGGTCCTTCAAAAGTACTAGTTTGCAAGTCTTAAGGTTTAAATTCCTGCAATATAATGTAGAAGGAAGATAGTAATGGTTGAAgaacagtaaaaataattatattacatgACTTGTATGTTCTACGCGTTCTTTCTTTGTAATAGTAATTGTTAAACAGGTCAAGATGAGTAtgtttgaattaatataatcaattattgTACAAGAAGGTTGACTTCATATGTACTTTGTTAGATTATATCATTTGTTACACTTCCATCTCATTCCTCAAGTACCAACAGGAAGTTTTATATATGATATCATTCCATACTGACATTGAGACTGTTTTGAGAATTGATATAAATCTTACAGCTGTGGCTTATAATACTAAATTCCATTTAAATCAATGATTTCTATTTTAGATGTTCCTCTACATATTGAAATAGCTCCTTCCTTCTTTTCAAAGCTATCAATTTACCATAGGAACTCCGATAAGACTCATTCGATCTTCTCTAGTGACTTTGGGACTATTCCATTCATTGTCTTCTTCCTATTTCTTATTCCTTATGACAAGAGTCTGTCTTGCCTCTATGAACATCTTTTGTAAGTGGTAGAAACGTCTGCAAAAGGTGGGTGGGCATCTACGAGTTCAAACAATCTTTAATTTGATTCTCTATAGCTAATGCTACAATTCGTTGTTTATTTAGGAGGGTTTACTTCAACTATACTAACACCCCTTTGTCCTTCCCCATTAATAAATCATGGTTCTTAATTAAGGAAACAAAACTTCTAAAAGATTGAATAAACGAGACAGAAAACTACGATTTGAACCAGAGACTATCTTAAttagttcaaatttttaatCTTGTCTTATAGGCTTCTTTGTCAATGTAACCGAAGATAGTGAAGCAAAGCACATGATTTACAAATCCAGTCATCATTCATACCATCTGGATTATTCACAATTCATGCATCAATAACGTTTCAAACAGATAAGTAAAACGCTTCCCCACCTTTTTCTTGCAAAAATTCCACCCAATGGCACTTGGAATTTTACTAATAAATAGATAGAATCGGTTTTACTCGCCGAGGAAAACTCAAGAGAATAGCGCACAAAGAAATCAAGCATAAGGAGACACGGTCTAAGAAACTGAACCAGAAACTATTGCAATATCTGAGCTAGTCGACTCTACACAATTTGGCACAAGTATAACCAGGAGGAGGACAGAGAAACACTTGTATAGGACCTTCAACGCAAAACAAGCCAAGGCAACCCACACACCCTGCCACTCATTTATTAAGACCAACAACTACCGCAGCAACCATAGTCACCAGAAATAACAGGGAGGGTGAGAGAGACATTTCAGAAGCAAATCTGATTACTTGACGTCTACTTGGAGCAAATGGATTGCCCTCATACAAATAACAGGTGTGTCATTATTATACACAGCTACAACCCCAGAAAAACTCTGGTTTAAGAAGATAACCTAATATATTCAACCCATTGGACAAAAGAACTTGGTCCAAGTGAGTGGATTTTTTCTTAGTTCCTAAATTTGATGACCATTTCCAGAAAACTGGTTTTCAATCATCTTGACTTCTTCCCGAAACTTCTCTCCGTATACCAGTGAAGTAAGATCAGACAATATACCAATTACCCAACTTCAGGACCAGCCTCACTAGTCACACTGATCTTTAAGGTATAGTACATGACCAGAGTGACAAATCCACAATAAGCTGGCAGAGTCCAAGGTGTTTGTCTCCATGTGCTGAACCATTTCTGTTCACAGAAGTTGGAAGAACCACTGTTAGTGAACTATTCCAATGCTCTATACAACTCTAACCCAACTCCCACCACACATGGGACAGCCACATGCCCACTCTTCCAATGCTCTATACAACTCTAACCCAAGTCCCACCACACATGGGACAGCCACATGCCCACCGGCTGATCCACCATACTTCCTTCTCATGTTGATTGGCAGAAGGGTTGCCACCTGGTGAAGCAAAAGCTGAAGTCTGTCTCAAACATCTTATGCACTGCAATAGAAGTCAACACTGTAAGTTGAGAACTAAACTGAAACTATGACAAAAATTTCCTGTTGTGCTACTCTATATCAATGAAGTATCGACATTGCAGCAACGTAAGTTATAGGAATAAGACTATGTTTACAAACCATCTGCtcttaaatagaaaaaaaaaataagtatattgAAAGTAATGCCAAGTGCAATTAAAACTAAATCTGGACGAAGAATAGGGTTCGAGTGAAGCTTTCTTTGTTTTGCTTTTCCCAAAATATATCATTGGGCAGATGTTACAATACAGTGATTGACTGACTATTTCATCGGAAAAGCCAAGGACCTATCAGCAAAACAACACATGATGTGGCCTACACACTAACTTCCATTAACTGATCAACATTAAGTAGGTTCAACACCAACATACAAGTTGACCTCTGCAGCATTAAACATATGCACCTATGAAAATCTAATACTAGATTGTATACATGTGAGTGTCATACATAGAGGGTAGAAAACTGAAATATAACAATTATCATTTGTTTAATGAACAATAAAACCTTTTGATCTTAATAAACCTAGCATTTAAAAATCACTCACCATAAAAAGATTTAACATTTGGAAATCATAAATAAACTTTTGTGCAACACAGGTAGCAAATATAACATTTATGACATAAAAATACCTCCCAACTCAAATGCAGAATGAAGAGAGCAAATTTCCCTAGACATTTTCTGGAAATGAAGTGAAAGTCATAGCATACATAGACATATGGGAAACTAAAATACCACAACACCAAAACAAACATTGATCATTGAGGCTTTTAGACGAAGGAATTAAAGCAATTTCAAATAATATCTTGTTATAAtttcaacaagaaaaatatGTTGACTTTATCCAAGTTAAATTTGTGCATAATAAACGTTAGGATTGACTTCTGTTGTTCACACGTTAGGGACACCGACCTAGTTATCTCTCTCCAATACACAATCCAACTTGCTTAATTATAACATTATGCCTTCATGCAAAGAGATGCCATAGAAAATGAATAAAAGCAAAAATTGAATCAAGGGATAAATAGAGATCCAAAAGTCAGACAAACCTTGTACCAAACCCCTTCAAGCCCAGTCTTCCAAACAGCTGTCACAACATCTCGTCGAGATCCCATTATACCAAGATATGCACCCAGCCCCACTGAAGTATTCAGCCCAAAAGCAGCATCTCTTTCAGACATCCTGCGTTTCCTAGGCCACAAACCATGAGCTCCATAATATACATCACAGTTTTCTAATGAGCTGTACTGTGTCAAATCCCTTGATGGGCTAAGCTTAGAATTGTCATCCATATCTTCTGGATCAGACCAAGGTCCACCAAACATATTTCTCCTGTGCCATTCCTCAGCAGGTGGATGGAGTTCTAACTCACGCAATAGCAGCCCGGCAGCATCCGCACCTCTAGGCCTAGGCATATTCTGCAAGAAAGGGGATTGAGATAAGTGTCTAAGAATTATGGGGATTTCTACCCATCCCTACATGAGTTGTCTTTTTCAAGTTGTTTGCTGTTCTTTTTCCTGTCAAGGAGATTTGAAGTACCAAAAGTGGCCCAATGAGCTATACAAATATAAACAGCTGAACTCCGCCCACCCGACAAACATTTTTCTTTCACATCTTATTTTCTTGTAGTGCACATAATTGAAAAAGGATGGCCCGATATGAGGTTTATGAATGTTAGGAAGGAGCTTCAAGTGAACTACCTGCATGTGAGGTCCCAGGGAAGCTTCAACTACTTCCGGCAATACAGTATAGTTCCCATCAATATAATGAAGGCGGACCTGAATGTTGTTGCTCCCAACCTGAGAAACTGGCAGCGGATGTACCAAACCAGCAGTCCGGCGACAAAGATCCATCAGAATAAGAAAAAGGACCTTCACCtgcaataaaatatcaaattaatcaatattcTATCCACAGGGTGAAACACTGCCATCTTTCCAACTATCAATAGCCATCCAAATCCACGTTTCACTACTTCATTACCTtctaaaacaattatttttttactttctcaCAAGGGCTTCCTTTCATCAATATGAAACTTTACATCCACAAAACGTATGGCCTTGACTAATCAACAACTTCGACGATAAGTATGCATACCGATGAGCCATTTCATAATTCCTCGACAATAACCAACAATCTAGAAAAAAAATGCCTAAATATCAATTATTAGATAACAGTACAAGACTACAAGGAAGAGCTCAATTTCTTGTTGATTCAAAACTTCTCAAAGTAAGATACTTACATTAGCAATTAAAATTGAGTTGTCATGATCAACCAAACTGATAAAAAGATTCTCATTCACTACACAACCAATCGAAAATCAGAGAAAGAGATAAAGTAAAgggacaaaaaaaatttaattcattcttGAGCTCTCATCATTTTCTAGCTTGCCCATGTTGTTGCTTTCATGACTTAGATAGCTCAAGATTTCTTGTTCAGATTCTTAGCCAGTTACTTTTGGCTTCTTAACTCAATATCGAGAACTAGCTCTTTCCTCTTCATGAACTGATAAAATCACTAAAAGTTTCTCAAATATTTTCATTCTGATAATTCGTATCTGCTGCTGAACCATAATGGTTATTTATTCTTGTCCATTTATCTCTCAGACAGGACAATTGAATAATACATTTAGAGCTAACATGGACCTCCTCACCTGAATAATCAGCCTGCTTGCTATATCATAACAAGAATAAGTTTCCAACCAGCTCGACAGAACAGTGGAAGAATCCATCTAGAGAATATAAAAGATCCTGTTTGACAGAGACTTCCCCATCTGGACAGCCTGGCTGTCTCATAACACGTAACCAACCAACTTCAAGAATTTCTTTCCCATGAATTTTCCAAATCTGATTTGAAAGTGAACTTCGCAATCTCATTACACAGCATATACTGGTGTTTAAGTTTGAATCTGCTTTCATTGATTGAAAGTTTCTTCCACTCCTTGGTGCAATTCATTGGACAGCGATAAGTTGACATTTTTGCCAACTTATGCTACCTTTTAATGATAAATTCATTCCCATTTGCAAGATTAATGGACTAATAATGGTTTGGATGACATAATTCCATTTTTGGGAGCCTTTGAAGAGAATAAGGATTAGAATAGCTTCCAATACTTGATAAAATTGGACATGAAGAccaaaagttgaagaaaaattggttaaaagAGGAAAGGGAAAAATCTGAGTAGGCCACGTAGCTGACCCATGTAGTTGGCCTCACCCGTGCagccaaagaaaaaaaatagcttCTGGAAGTATCCAGGCAGCTGAGAAAGAGGGTTTTTTTGCCATACTTTTGGGTGACTTCAAATAGAAACCTAGGCAATTCTTTTGTTTTCAACAGTGAGGAACATATCTTGGTTTCATCAGTCTGCCGCCCCTCATAATGCACCAAATTCTGAGACTTGGATACCACTAGGAGTCTCCGGCTATTCTGAAACCACCAATTTGGTGATACATGGAAATTGAGAATTATTCTAAAATGGAGTAAAAGTATAGCAATCCAAAACAAAGAACAGTACAAGGAGAAACAAGAGCAACTGGTAAATTAATAGTTTATAAAGTTTACCTCCTCATATGTGTATCCTTGACCAGCATTTCCAGAACCAATCCTAGACCGTTTAGATGGACCTTCTTCAGACCCCTTTGCTCCTGTTCCAACCTGACCGCCTAGCGTTGGTTTTGCACCAGAGTTGGAATCTTCTGTTTTGCCTGGAATACCGGGCTGAGGTTTTTGCATTGAAGAATCAGCATTCCTTTGAGCAGCCCCCATAAAACGCGGTAATTGTGTTCCACGGAAGAAAAAACAGAAATGCAGAAGTTGACATAGCCGATGAAGAAAATGGCAGTCCCCTATAAGCCTAACAGCCGGAGTTCCAGGGAAAGTGCCAGTGTTGATACTTATGGGCATAAATGTAGAAGGACCAGTGATGGGGTTTGGGGCTGAACTAGGAACACTGTCGGCAGTACTGCTAATTTTTGCTATAGCTCCTTGTACCCAAGCTTGCATCTGAGTGCTCCCAGCAGAACTTGCAGTACCACCCTGAGCACCTGAAAAGAAGAGGCCCCTGGTTTAGCTCAGAGAGGAGACGTGGATTCTTGGATCCAGGAAGGGATATACCTTAACAGCACATAACAGAGAGAAGCAAACAAACTAACCCTGGGAAGTGGCAGGAGATGAAGCACTTTGAGTAGGACTAGTCACCATACTCCTACTCCCACCTGTACCTGCAGTAACAGCATGACTAGCCAATGTACGGCAAAAACTTGCATAGCGCCGTAAGCGTGTGATGAAATGAGACGCCAGATCCAGTATCGCATCTACATATGCCTGAATTAAATCATCCCAATACTTGAGAAACTCAAACACTGAACGCAGAAATAGACGTCTTTGGTTACACATACAGAAAGGTGATGATCACCAAGACATCTATCAAATTGCGGGAAACCAGTGGGTGGAGAAGGTACATCGGACAAGTGTAAGAAAATACCTGGATACTTGGCACAAGTGATGGTTCAACAGCCATCGCCTCAGGATCAATACCAAACAGTGTCTCGCTAGAAGCTTGCCATGGCTCCGGAACCAATGCTGATGGGTTTGTTAAAGCTGATTCGATTCCCTTGCCAAGCATATCTAGCAACAATCTTGCTTGCATGTCAAGCACCATTGCCCGGACTTCTTGAGCATTTGTACCTTCTAGAAGCCTGCATTTTATCCTGTCTAGACTCTGCATTACACGGATGAGATATATCAACACTCAACGATATCCAAGAAGTAGAACTCATCATACATTCCTGAGAATGAACTTTGATGAAATCATGAAATAAACAAACAGTTTTAAAATTCAAGAACtacttgtatgtatgtatgtatgcacAGATTGAATGATAGAAAAACATGATTCGATATCTGATAAATACATACATGACACACACACAAAGACACAATCTTCCAAACACACAGATTGAATGATAGAAAAACATGATTCGATATCTGATAAATACATACATGACACACACACAAAGACACAATCTTCCAAACAACACACTATTAGACTAGTATATGATcgagagaaacaaaaaatagtTACATTGCCAACTATCGTAATAGAGGAAGTGTTGTAATTCATATGTTAACTTAAATATGATCCTCATGCTCTCAAGATGGAAAATAATTAAACGTGTAATCCATACACTGCTCCATTATCTTCTCCAAAGCCTAATAcacaccccacccccaccccaacAGAGATGAATTCTCCATCCTGAGCAAGTGAAGTCAGACTGATATCATGCAAGAGCAAAACTCATATAGAGAAAGCAAAGCAAAAAAAAGATGAGCGGAATGTGAAATGCAACATTCGATATCTTCACGTAATTGCTATATTGTCATAAGTCTCCATCCAATTTAATACACCaggatgatatatatatttttttgtgaaattggTAACTTTGTCTATTCCTCAGAAGTCAGTACTAAAACTGTACTGGTCAGTATTTACAACATGTACTTCAATGATACACCAGGATGATAGTTTCCTCATATGCAAATGATAGGCTTGAAGTtggaattaaataaaagaaacacaCCGGTCCATACTGCTGTCTATGCTGAGTTGAAGGGAGGGAATGGAAATCTGCATCCAGTACAGCAATGACACTGTTCAAAGCGACTGCATTAAAAACACACATTAGTGATTGCCAGATTCTTCATGAACAGGTCTGATCCACCCAGCATCATGAAGTCAAAATTACTCAAACAGAAAAAGGCCAGAGATCAACTGATTTTTAACATCACATCCTCAATCAAGACAAAAAGCAAGGCCAAAAGAAAGCTCAAAGTTGAACAAGGGCCTTGAGCAGAACAAGGCGAGACATTATATTAGACTGAAGCACAATCTCTTCAAACACCAATGAGCAACCCCTCCTCtcttatttgagaaggtaacatATCCACTATATTCATAAGCATCATTAGCACAAATTTTTTGCTGGAAGCCAATTAATGAGCATCCATAAAGCCACTCAGCTTGATAAACTTTGAGAAGATGGAGGACTTTCGGAAgagcaaacaaaaaaaaggcACAGCTGAGGATGTCATGGAAGTGGAATAGCTGTCTTCAATTATTCAGAATCAAAGCAGAAGAGACGAAAAACAAGGAAAGCAAGCATCCAAGGACCGGTAATACCCTCCAAATGACACAAGAATTTCAACAAACTAAAACtgctataaaattttattttgcagTCCATGAAACCCAAGTAAAGATTTTGCAGCAGAATGACCAACGATTACGCAAAAAAATTAGTGCTATAATAGGAACATGTATGCAACTCTAAATTGAAGATATGACATTTCAATTCTTTAGAATCCATATATTGCAAAAGCTGGGGGGCACATTACTTGAACCTGGTGATCAGTACAGAGACTGATTACTGATTACCTCACAAGTAGAACaggaatgaaattttttatttcaaaactcTTTAGTCAGGATTCCTATTAACACATCAAATAGCAAACAATCATAAATCCTGTCATAGACTCATTCAAATCCAGATAATGAATTTTTGGTATCCATAGTATGGAAGGAGACATCGCTTTTGCTAATTCACATTGAAGGGTGATATAAAATTGGTCTGTTTCCGGCATCATATCCATAGTTAAcctatttatatttcatcctcTTCACCAACTCCAAGCTAGATATCAAGGTCCCTAAATCTATTTTAGCTCTTGATCATACATCAAGTTTGAAGTACTTTCCAAATCCATTCCAGCAGTTAAATTCTAAAGCTGCCAACAGACCAAAGCTCTTACCAATACCATCCTCAGCAGCACTTTGTGTGCATCCCACAGCATCCCACCAATCAACTCCAACCAAAAGACTCCACCAAAATCTtccaataaaaagaaaaacatgtcAGCTCTGGGAAGATggtttaatatcataaatcaatacTATTCTAACTAGATGTAtgttaccagtttcaaaaaaaaaatactattctAACTAGATGTAATAACAGTCAGATTGAAATGCATCACTGGACATGCTAAGGTGCTTTAATATTCATGTACCTCTCAGCAATTGCACGTTCCCAATTCGCAGAATTGGCTTTCACCTGATTACTAGGAACAGCAGGAGGAAGAACTCGAATAATCTTTAATATTGTACAATCTCTGGTGGTATCATGCCAAACAGAAGCTGAGCAGCAACTCGTCGAAGAGAAGGCCGGAGAAGCAATGGCAGATCCAACATCAATATGGTAGTTATCAACAGGGGTGAAGCTTGGACCTGAGAATACATGGACTCCACCTCGTAGAAAAGCGACAGCTATCTCACCACCATGAGCAGAATACACAATACGAGCAAGGGTTCTAACATCACTTGGAAGATCAAAGGGATCAAAACTAACCCTCTTTCCCATCTCAACACCAGAGTCAGCCATGTTTTTTCCAAAAGGAACTGGTCCGGCTCCCACAGCTTGGGGTCTCTTAAAATCATTTCCAGCTGGGATACATTTAATTACTTTACTCACCCATACTGTCTGTTTTGGTGCCTGGCCACCAAAGCTGGACGTGGGATTTCCAAATATCTGGTGGAGGACAACATCCTCCACAGATGATTCCCAGCGTTGAACCCTCCATCCTGTGATTGAAGGGCCTTCATCAGGATCATAAGGCGACATGTATTGTCctacaaaaacaaatataaatttgtaaaaagTTGGTGCCAGAAAGAAAACCAGAGAAGGGAAACCCATCTTCACTAGACAAATTTGAAGGACAAAAAGGGACATTAGGTCCATATCCCTACCCTCAACAATCACAACAGCTATCACAGAACCACCACGGGTCGGGTCAAAAGCAACTGCAGTAACACCAGAACCCCATGTTGTGGTAGCTGTGGATTGAGCAGCAGCTTCAGGACTAACATATGCAGAAAAGTTGGAAACTGGCGAGCAATGAAGCGTGACCATGTCACTGTAATGTTGTTCCGTTAGCTTTTTGCCTTGCTTAGCCTCTTGTAATAAATAATCCTGCGAGCTAAGCAAATATGCAGCTAAAGGGGCATATCCATCCCAAGAAGGTGGATTAAGTGATGCTGGAACCCCATTGCTTACACTTGTCTTCGGAGTTGCTTGAAATCCATTACCAGGGCCAGGTGCTACCTCCCAGACGACAACAGTTGATGGATTGACAATGGGAACTCCAGCAACATGCATTGCTCCAGAGTCTGTTATGATAGCATCAGCAGCCATGATGCCACTAGGCCCCGCTCCCAATAGCCCTTTGCTTGTGCAAAACCACTTTGATGGTGCACCATTCTGATTAGGTGGCCATTGAGACCAGTGGAGCTGAACAGACCCTGATGAGAAGACAGAGCATACACACAGAAAATTTGGCCATCCAGCTGCAGTCAAAATTACAGTAAAATTAGTTAAGGAATTTTTCAATTGTTttgaagaggagaaaagaaCACTGTGGACACATGATGGCAAAAGTAGCAAGATCAGCAACAAAACAGCAGCTGATGCAATTGTTGGTGAAacgaaaaaattatcattttcgACGGATTTAGATAGCATCAACCTGCAATTTGATACAAACTTGCGCAGAACGGCTGAAGTAAACTGGGACAGTTCACAAGCTATTCAACTTCACTTCATTTTAGGCTTCGCAAGGCTCACCTAAGTTGAACTGAAGCAAGCTCGTGACTAGAGCAGCAAAGCAGACTAAGTTCAAggttttttttacatataaattGCATATCGAGGCTAGAATAAACATAAATAttgcttttcataattcatatgaTACCCTACAAATTCCAAGGTTTTTTTTGAGACAAGGGTAACTATGTATTCACAAAAGTATCATCCACAGAAAATGATGGGCATAGTTCACTTACAATCTCATCAGTGCATATCAAAAGCGTACCCCTAGAGAGATTACAAATTGCCAATGAAATCAACAAAAAGTTCTATATCCCCCCTCATATCCTTTTTACACCAAATATACAAAAGTCTAAGGCTATTCATTCTAATCTTCTCCATGTTGTTGCTCTTATCCTCAAAACATctagcatttctttctttccataaGGTCCACCAAATGCAAGCTGGAATAGCTCAACCAGTCTTCAGGAGAGTGTCTCCGTCCTATCTCCTTCCAGCTGTCTAGAAGCCCTTTAGTAGTCTGTGGATTTACCTAGCACACACCAAGGATGCAAAAAAACATGTTCCATAAGTTGGTGGCTATCTTAACTTTAAAATGCTCACTTCTCCTATGTTCTCAACACTGCATTCCCCTAATGCTGTGACATTGAAAACTAAGGAAGTCCTAACCCCTCCTGTCACTGCGTCACCAACCTTCTGAACCCCTTGGCTGACCTTCACTACCATTCCTTTCTCCAGGTGGTCCCATCACTCACTTAGTTATTCATCTTTTCTGCAAACCTTCGTTGTGCAGTTTTGATTGCTGCATATTTGGTCATAAATCCCAGTATTTTTCTGCCTCTCTAAGGTCAGTCCCCTTGTTGAGGTTGGCAATTATACTTGGATAGGTAAGAAATTTGTTGTGTTTGGACTTGGTAAATTTACGACCGAAAGAAGATGACGGCTCATCAATACGGTATGTCTCATCAGAAGGATTAACTACACCAGTCTACATTAAACTTACGCAGCATTTGTTCTCATCATTACTTCTTTTCCAGATTTAAAACCAGCATTTCAGTAGTAGTCTATTTTGAAGCTTCCTATTCCTTTAAAGTGTTTATTTAGTTAAAAAACCAGATTTCTGTTTTGATTTATTCTTTAAAAGAAGATGGATTACCATACCATTGCACCTGTTCTTGCAAAATTTGGCATACCTAGTTGAGCATGCTCGAGCTCTCCATTTTAAGGgtcaatttataatattaagtCTAGTTAAGTGTCAAGCCTTTTGAACTTACAAGTTCTTATGATTAGGATCATACCATCTTGAAAATAAAGTCCATCAACCAATTTTCATGCTGGAGTAACAGGTTCACATCATCTTTCTCCTATTCCATCTTCCACATCCCTTTTCGCTTCCTCTCCACATCATAACAGGCCATGTATAAGTTAATAACAGGCTCAGTTTTAAGTTTTGATACAATCAATGACTCGTAAGCCTACAATAAATGTTCAGGCACTAAGATGCTAAGGATGTGTCCCACCATCTATGGACTACTAAAGAGA
This window of the Solanum pennellii chromosome 2, SPENNV200 genome carries:
- the LOC107011156 gene encoding mediator of RNA polymerase II transcription subunit 16 isoform X3, with amino-acid sequence MLVVGSEITNGIKILQLLQSGYQEFLRWLSTRTGGSAKSTFEEKFLSQQPQSPAGWPNFLCVCSVFSSGSVQLHWSQWPPNQNGAPSKWFCTSKGLLGAGPSGIMAADAIITDSGAMHVAGVPIVNPSTVVVWEVAPGPGNGFQATPKTSVSNGVPASLNPPSWDGYAPLAAYLLSSQDYLLQEAKQGKKLTEQHYSDMVTLHCSPVSNFSAYVSPEAAAQSTATTTWGSGVTAVAFDPTRGGSVIAVVIVEGQYMSPYDPDEGPSITGWRVQRWESSVEDVVLHQIFGNPTSSFGGQAPKQTVWVSKVIKCIPAGNDFKRPQAVGAGPVPFGKNMADSGVEMGKRVSFDPFDLPSDVRTLARIVYSAHGGEIAVAFLRGGVHVFSGPSFTPVDNYHIDVGSAIASPAFSSTSCCSASVWHDTTRDCTILKIIRVLPPAVPSNQVKANSANWERAIAERFWWSLLVGVDWWDAVGCTQSAAEDGIVALNSVIAVLDADFHSLPSTQHRQQYGPSLDRIKCRLLEGTNAQEVRAMVLDMQARLLLDMLGKGIESALTNPSALVPEPWQASSETLFGIDPEAMAVEPSLVPSIQAYVDAILDLASHFITRLRRYASFCRTLASHAVTAGTGGSRSMVTSPTQSASSPATSQGAQGGTASSAGSTQMQAWVQGAIAKISSTADSVPSSAPNPITGPSTFMPISINTGTFPGTPAVRLIGDCHFLHRLCQLLHFCFFFRGTQLPRFMGAAQRNADSSMQKPQPGIPGKTEDSNSGAKPTLGGQVGTGAKGSEEGPSKRSRIGSGNAGQGYTYEEVKVLFLILMDLCRRTAGLVHPLPVSQVGSNNIQVRLHYIDGNYTVLPEVVEASLGPHMQNMPRPRGADAAGLLLRELELHPPAEEWHRRNMFGGPWSDPEDMDDNSKLSPSRDLTQYSSLENCDVYYGAHGLWPRKRRMSERDAAFGLNTSVGLGAYLGIMGSRRDVVTAVWKTGLEGVWYKCIRCLRQTSAFASPGGNPSANQHEKEVWWISRWACGCPMCGGTWVRVV